The Colletotrichum destructivum chromosome 7, complete sequence genome contains the following window.
GAGCCCGGGCCTGCCCATCTGATCCGTGGAGGGGTTTGGACTTAGGGCTTACCGTAGTGGGACGCCATTTCTCATCAGTCTCGTTTGGCCAAAAACGGCCCATGTTAGAGCGAAGACGATGCCCGCAACAAGGACTATCGAAGGGTATATGATGCCCATGCTGAAGCCGTCGGCCACAACGGCAGTGGCGGTGACGGGTGAATAATGTCCCTGCTAGCGGTATTGAGGTCTTGATGTTACGAAACCAGGAACAAAAGAAGCGACATTAATCACAGGGTGCAGTCTGTTCGTGCGGCTGTTTTTCGGGCTCATTTCAGTCTGTAAAGGTGTGAGTAACCTGACTATGATGTTAAGTTGACGGCACAGTGTTATATTATCAAATTTCCACGACTTCCATGCCAAGGTTGGCGCCACGAAGAGTCGACTCCAGGCGGGTCATGGACAATTTGGTGAGCTGGGGTTGGGAGCCAGTGAGTGTTCCACGCGCCCACGCGATGCAACAGCTCCCGTCTCCACAGGAGTTCCCTGTACGAATACGTAACTCCTACCTACCGCCTGCGTTGTTTCTCCTCCGACAACCCTTCATATTACCTCACGTTTGTGCCACCGCGCGGGCTCGTTGAATTTCCCTTACTGATTGTAGACGTGTTGCAGACCTGCCGTTTAGCCATGGGTAGCCCGATTTCGATTTTGCAGCGGGAAGGGGAgaccctctccctcctcagCCGGATCCCTGCCCTGTTCTGGAGCTTCGACTGTCTCGAGCTGGGCATGGCAAATGCCAGCTTTCCCGCTGTGCCAGCTAGGGGCAGGATCAAAGAAACCCAACGCTTCCCAACCccttccactcctcctcaACAAGAACCATAAAACCGTCCGTAACATTAACACTCGCGGCCTCTACTTGTCTTTCGGCGCGCAGGACAGAAATCTTTGCACACATCATATACCATTCCCTACCACAATCTGTGTTCTCTGTCAACTGctcccgtcgtcgccgtgcGCCCAATGCCATCTGCTAAGCACAACGTCATCACGATGGCACCTCTCGTCCCGCGATTCCACCTCTTCGAAATCGACGATCAGACATGGTGCGCGCCACCACATTGACTGTCCATCCCATGTTTACCCCCACCATGGCCCGGGTTGACATTCGACTAACGAATACTCCCTTTGAACAGGTTCCCCTCCTTCCTTCGCGCTCATGTTCAAGAAGGGCTCCATGCCGCTTGGGTTAACAGAGTCCCCGTCCTCCAGCCGAACTCCCCAGCCCGTGTCGCCGCCCAGATCCTCCAGCGCATCCTTGGTCCTCGGCTGCCCTCCTACACCTTCATTGACTTCtgcgccggctccggcgggCCCACACCGGCCATCGAGCGCTACGTTAACCGCTACCTCGCGGCCCAGAAGCAGCCCAGTGTCGACTTTGTCCTGACAGACCTGCACCCCAACACCGATGCTTGGGCCCGCGCCGCGGCGAAGAGCGATCACATCGGCTATGAACCCAAaagcgtcgacgccgccgccgcgcctcGCGAGCTCATTGACGGGTATACGACAAAGGGTAAGAAGGTCTTTCGCCTCTTCAATCTGGCCTTCCACCACTTTGACGACCCGCTGGCCAAGGCGATTTTGAAAAACACAATCGAGACCTCGGACGGCTTCGCCATATTTGAGCTGCAAGGACGCGATCTTTACTCCTTTCTCATGcccgccatcctcggcatAGGTTGTTTCCTCCTGGCCCCGCTGCATGCGTGGAGATTACGTTCGCTTTCCGCCTTGATTTTCACCTACCTCATACCCATCCTGCCATTTGTGCTAGTGTTTGACGGGTACGTCTCAGCcttgaggacgaggacaccCGACGAGGTTGAGGCACTGATGCAGTCGTGCGGGGTTCGCACGGATGGCTGGGAGTTCAAAAGCGGCAGTGAAGCATATATGCCACCTTTTGGGTATGTGAACTGGATAGTGGCCGAAAAAGTCTCGTCCAGAGACTGGTGACAAGAcgggaaggaggaagaagccagaCCTTAGTGTATACAAGTACATGACGCAGTGCTTCGGTCTTTCACGAGCAAGCATTTATGGTTGCTGCCCAGGAGGTAGGTTGTACTCGACAATACGAGGCCAAACGGGCGAACATAGCAATCGCGACAAGTTGTCAATGGAGACATGTCTGGCATCAGGTGCGAGCCACACAACACGCATTTAGCCTCGTTGACGAGTCTGCCGTGGATGAACAAACTATAAAAGTTGCCCGTCTCAAGTCCACTTCAGCCCGTCAACCAACATACCAGATAGATCTTTTGAAAGCACACCTGTGAGAGGGCATCACAGAAAGAGCGCCTTCGCTTTGACGTCCAATAGACTGCTTCAAGTTTACTTTCATTCTCAATCTATCAGATGAAGCCCAGAACAGATTCGACTCCTGTTTTTTTCCAGCGAAAAAACCCCAGACTGCCGCGGGTTCCACACACGGCATTATGTTCATGTCGGACCATGTCAACGACATTTCCCAATTTCCCAGACAAGACCCGAAGAAATGATGTAAAAATATAAAAAACAACCACAAAAAGGAATTCATAAATCCATGAACGACGACGCTCTGTGCTCCGTACAACAGCATGCGCTTTGCTTGACTTTAAACGACGGGAccggccttgacgacctcTTCGGTTGCCTCGCTGGCGTACTTCTGGAAGTTCTCGTTGAAAAGAGTGCCGAGCTTCTTGACTTCGGTCTCGAAGCTGTCATTGCCGGCGGTCCAGGCGGCCTTGGGGTTGAGCAGCTCGTCGGGAACGCCGGGGCAGGTCTTGGGTACCTGGAGGTTGAAGACTTCGTAGTTCTCGTACTCGACCTTGGCCAACTCGCCGGAGtggatggcgtcgaggatggcgcggGTGTACTTCAGGGGGCAACGCTTGCCGCcgtgggcggcgccggcgccgacccaGCCCGTGTTAAGGAGCCAGGCGTTGGCGTTGTGGTGCTCgatcttgtcggcgagcATCTTGGCGTAGCGCATGGGGTGCAGAGCGAGGAAGGGCTGGGCGAAGCATGAGGAGAAGGTAGCTTGGGGCTCGgtgacgccgtcctcggtgCCAGCCATCTTGGAGGTGTAGCCCGAGATGAAGTGGAACATCGTCTGCGAACGATCGAGCTTGGAGATGGGGGGCAGGACACCACGAGCGTCGCaggtgaggaggatgatgttggTAGGGTGCGAGTCGGAACGGCAGGGGATCTTGGCGTTGCTGATATACTCGATCGGGTAGGCGCAACGGGTGTTTTCCGTAAGGGTGCagtcgtcgtagtcgacAACGCGGGTCTCGGGGTCAAAAACAACGTTCTCGAGTACGGAGCCGAAGCGGATAGCGCCGTAGATATCGggctccttctcggcggagAGACCAATGGTCTTTGCGTAGCAGCCGCCCTCAATGTTGAAGACGCCGCGGTCGCTCCAGCAGTGCTCATCGTCACCGATCAGAGCACGCTGGGGGTCGGCAGACAAGGTGGTCTTGCCGGTACCGGACAGACCAAAGAATAGAGTGACGTCGCCGTTCTTGCCTTCATTGGCGGAGGAGTGCAGGGTAAGGACATTGTGCTTGATAGGCATCTCGTAGAAGAGGACAGTGAAAACACCCTTCTTCATCTCACCGGCATACTCAGTACCGAGGATGACCATTTCTTTCTCGGCGAAGTTGATGGCGACTGAGGTGCCCGAGGTCATGCCCTCGGTGTATCTGTTTGCGGGGAACGAGCCCGCATTGTAGATAGTATAATCAGGGTGGAAGtgctcgagctcctcgcgggGAGGGCGGATGAGCATGTTCCTCATGAACAAGGCATGGTAGGCGCGAGCGCAGATGACACGAACGCGAATGCGGTACTTCTCATCCCAGCCGGCGTAACCGTCAACGACGTAAATGCGATTTCTCGTGTTGAGGTAGTCGATGGCACGCTCGCGGTTGATCTTCCAGACCTAGAGTCTCACATGTCAGCGAATGCCCGATGAGTGGTCGAAGCTGGGTGCAGAAGCGGGTCCGGGCGCCGGAAAAAACAGGAATGCGGAGGCGGCCAAGCAATGCGGGGGGGTTGACAGGGGCGAGCAAAGAGGGTTTAGCTCGACTCGCACCAATTAATGCGGGGCCGGCAGTCCCTCTTTTCTCGGGtcaggaaagaaaggggggatGCGGTGGAGGGGCTGCAGCAATATGACGACACTTCTGCCAAGTTGTAAAGCGCGCCGAGAGAACGCAGCACGGCGTgacggggacgaggggaGGGCAAGGAAACATTGGGTGAAAGAATCTCGATGAGACCCTCTCTCCACACGTGCCAATGCGCCATCAACTCTCGCTATTCTGCCGGAAGGCCCAAGGGAAGTGGGATTGCACAGAGCGTCGCAGTGC
Protein-coding sequences here:
- a CDS encoding Putative S-adenosyl-L-methionine-dependent methyltransferase superfamily, with the protein product MPSAKHNVITMAPLVPRFHLFEIDDQTWFPSFLRAHVQEGLHAAWVNRVPVLQPNSPARVAAQILQRILGPRLPSYTFIDFCAGSGGPTPAIERYVNRYLAAQKQPSVDFVLTDLHPNTDAWARAAAKSDHIGYEPKSVDAAAAPRELIDGYTTKGKKVFRLFNLAFHHFDDPLAKAILKNTIETSDGFAIFELQGRDLYSFLMPAILGIGCFLLAPLHAWRLRSLSALIFTYLIPILPFVLVFDGYVSALRTRTPDEVEALMQSCGVRTDGWEFKSGSEAYMPPFGYVNWIVAEKVSSRDW
- a CDS encoding Putative phosphoenolpyruvate carboxykinase, ATP-utilizing, phosphoenolpyruvate carboxykinase (ATP); this translates as MKDPVHRTSSPYTDPAVKGPKSQILHEGTQADLRKMIASNVNKTPLHPSGVAPHQEHTELEEELHETAHIDYDRVAIIPNASVPALYEDALVYETGSAITSSGALTAYSGKKTGRSPLDKRIVEEDSSKNDIWWGPVNKPMSPEVWKINRERAIDYLNTRNRIYVVDGYAGWDEKYRIRVRVICARAYHALFMRNMLIRPPREELEHFHPDYTIYNAGSFPANRYTEGMTSGTSVAINFAEKEMVILGTEYAGEMKKGVFTVLFYEMPIKHNVLTLHSSANEGKNGDVTLFFGLSGTGKTTLSADPQRALIGDDEHCWSDRGVFNIEGGCYAKTIGLSAEKEPDIYGAIRFGSVLENVVFDPETRVVDYDDCTLTENTRCAYPIEYISNAKIPCRSDSHPTNIILLTCDARGVLPPISKLDRSQTMFHFISGYTSKMAGTEDGVTEPQATFSSCFAQPFLALHPMRYAKMLADKIEHHNANAWLLNTGWVGAGAAHGGKRCPLKYTRAILDAIHSGELAKVEYENYEVFNLQVPKTCPGVPDELLNPKAAWTAGNDSFETEVKKLGTLFNENFQKYASEATEEVVKAGPVV